In Oncorhynchus nerka isolate Pitt River linkage group LG21, Oner_Uvic_2.0, whole genome shotgun sequence, the following are encoded in one genomic region:
- the LOC115104232 gene encoding uncharacterized protein LOC115104232, whose translation MRATLLCLLCMAMCLTGIPASPVRKAQKNNQAAPIDDMNVLMYGVLQFSETLHHVYESTDAKFARIERSLRRHEERLERLGQEAGQAAEKDRQMRQVLGQIQGQMAGLQSEAEEAEGKVARVEQEEGDLRTKVINLETYLQNYPPNSIQELKDRALKHSRVLEGLLTWTKFQKQSIESHNQQLTKLQKLSEARRQPVLSHNT comes from the exons ATGAGGGCCACACTACTCTGCCTGCTGTGTATGgccatgtgtttaacagggatcCCAGCCAGCCCCGTCCGGAAGGCCCAGAAGAACAACCAGGCTGCCCCCATTGATGACATGAACGTGCTGATGTACGGCGTGCTGCAGTTCAGCGAGACCCTGCACCACGTCTACGAGAGCACCGATGCCAAGTTCGCTCGGATCGAGAGGTCGCTGAGGAGACatgaggagaggctggagaggctgGGCCAGGAGGCAGGCCAGGCCGcagagaaggacagacagatGAGACAGGTGCTAGGACAGATACAG GGCCAGATGGCTGGGCTGCAGTCAGAGGCTGAGGAGGCCGAGGGCAAGGTGGCCCGggtggagcaggaggagggggaTCTTAGGACCAAGGTGATCAACCTAGAGACATACCTTCAGAACTACCCCCCCAACAGCATACAGGAATTAAAG GATAGAGCGTTAAAACACTCCAGAGTTCTGGAGGGCCTGCTAACATGGACAAAGTTCCAAAAACAGAGCATTGAGAGTCACAACCAACAGTTGACCAAGCTACAGAAACTG AGTGAAGCCAGGAGACAGCCAGTCCTTAGTCACAACACCTGA